The DNA sequence GCCAGGGTGGGGTGGTGCGGGTCGAGCGATTTCACCAGCCGGGCCGCCTCTTCGATGGCGGGCCAGACCCTGCTGTCGTCCGCAAGCTCCGACTCGACCTCATTGCCGATGCCCCACATCAGCAGGGCGGGATGGTCCCTGTGCGCCAGCACGAACTCGCGCAGCCGCGCCATCTGCGGGCCGACATGGGCCGGGTTGTCGTAATCGAAGCCGCGCCTGGGGTGTTCCAGCCAGAAGCCCAGGATCACCTTCAGCCCCAGCCGCTGTGCCTCGTCCAGCACATCCTCGGCATTGTCGCCATAGGTGCGGATGGTGGTGACGCCAAGGCCGGGCAGCATGTCGAGATTGCCCCAACCGGCCACGCCATGCGCCTGGAAGGGCTTGCCATCCACCAGCAGTCGCGTGCCCTCGACACGGACATCCGCGTGCGCCGGAAGGGTGGCCAGCAGCAGGAACAGCAGGGGCAGGACGCGGCGAAACGGCATGGAACCTCCGAGGGCCTCCGGCTTCATGGTCTTTTCGGGGCAGGCGTTGAACCGGATACCGCCCTTCCTATCTCAACGGAGCAAAGCAGCGAAGTGTGGAGAAAAGATGGACCCGACGAAATTCCTCGACCAGTTCCTTGGCGGCAACTCGAAGCAGAAACTGCAACAGGCCGGAGGCGCGGCGAAACAGCAGTTCGACCGCATGGGCGGTATGGGCGGCTTTGCCGGCGGGGCGGCGGCTGGCGGGCTGGCCGGACTGCTGCTGGGTAATAAGAAGGTGCGCAAGATGGCCGGCGGCGTTGTCGGCTATGGCGGGGCGGCGGCGCTGGGCGCGCTCGCCTTCAAGGCCTATCAGAACTGGCAGCAGGGAAAGCAGGCGGAGTCAGCACCGGTCGCGACCGAGGCCGACATGCCGAGGACCGAGGCGCGCTTCCTGCCCGATTCCGCACCGGCCGCCACGGGTGAGCCGTTCCAGCTGTCGCTGATCCGCGCGATGATCGGCGCGACCAAGGCCGACGGCCATGTCGATGCCGAGGAGCAGAAGCGCCTGTTCGAGCAGGTCGAGCGGATGGGGCTGGATGCCGAGGCCAAGGGCTTCGTGTTCGATGCGCTGGCAAAGCCCACGGACCTGTCGGAGGTCGCCGCCGCTGCCCGCACGCAAGAGCAGGCGGCGGAGCTCTATCTTGTCTCCCGCCTTGCCATCGATCCCGACCATCCGGCGGAGAAGGCCTATCTGGAAGCGCTCGCCCACCGGCTGAACCTGCCGGCGGAGCTTGCCGCACATCTCGACCGCCAGGCGGAGGCCGGGCTGGCGGCGTAAGAACTGAATAGCTAAGGCTGGTGAGGGCGCTACGTCCAACTTCGACCGTCATTCCCGGGCTTGTCCCGGGAATCCAGGGTTCAACCTGCCCGACCAACGATCCAGCTAGCGGAAACCTGGACCCCCGGCACAAGGCCGGGGGTGACAGTTAGTATATATAACGGCCCATACGGGGGCTTGGTATGACAGTGAAGAAGAGCTGTTTACCGCCCCTCGAAGCCTTTCAGGAAGCTGGCCAGATTCTCGCCGAGGATGTCGGACGGGTAGCCGCCCTCCTGCACCAGCACGCTCGGCAGGCCGAGGCCGGCGATGGCCGCGCCGATGCGCCCGAAGCCCGGCGTGGTAATGTGGAAGAAGCGCAAGGGGTCGGCCTCGGAGGCGTCCAGCCCCAGCGCCACCACCAGCGCGCCCGGCTGGAATGCTTTCACCGCCGCCAGCGCCGGTTCCAGCGCCTCCAGATAGGCATCGTCGCCGGTGCCCTGCGGCAGCGGGATGTTCAGGTTGCAGCCGGTGCCGATGCCTTCGCCGCGCTCATCCTCGAAGCCCGTATACCAAGGGTAGAAGCTGGTCGGGTCGCCATGTAGCGAGACCGTCAGCACATCGTCGCGCCCATAGAAGATGCCTTGCGTGCCGTTGCCGTGATGCACGTCCACATCCAGGATCGCCACCCGGCCGAACTTGGCGAGCAGCGCTTGCGCGGCGATGGCGCTGTTGTTCAGGAAGCAGAAGCCGCCCGACAGATCGTGATAGGCGTGATGCCCCGGCGGCCGGCACAGCGCATAGGCGGACCGTTCGCCTGACTCGACATGGGCAGCAGCGGCCAACGCGGTCTGCGCCGACCAGTACACGCCCTCCCAGGTGCCGGCCCCGATCGGGCAGGCGGTGTCGGTGGTGTAATAGCCGACGCGGGATACGATGGAGGCCTTCGCGCCGATCCCCCTGATGTCCGCCATGTGCCGGCTGGGATGCACGTTCGGCGTGATCTCCGCCGAGGCGTTCGGCAGCGCCGACCAGTCGGCATGTGCGGTCTTCAGGAAATCGACATAGCCGGCATCGTGGATGGCGCGGATCGGTGCCTCGCCGCGATCTTCCGGTGCACGCACATCATGGCCGGCGGCTTTCGCCGCCTTCAGGAAGACGTGCGCGCGCTCGGCCTGTTCCGGGCTCTGCGTCACCTGCCCCCGGAAGATGAAGGTCTTCGGGTCATGGCGTTCCTGCTGCGGGGCGTAGAAGACGGGAATGGACATCAGGCCGCCTTCTCCAGGCCGCACCAGTCGGCGATGAACAGGGCGACGGACTGCGTGACCTTGCGGATCGACTCGATGCTCACACGCTCGTCGAAGCCATGGATTTCCGTCGATTTCGGGCCATAGACCATGGCCGGGATATTGGCGTAGAGGCCATAGAAGCGGGCATCGGTGGTGCCGGTGAAGATGCGCTTCTGCAACTCCTCGCCATAGACCGTCTTGTGGCAGCTCTTCAGCAGATCCTGGCCTTCCTCGCCGCCTTCCAGCACATAACCTTCCGCCTGGAAGCCATGATAGACGATCTGCGGCGGGTTGTTGGCGAGGAAGCTGCTCTTGCGCGACGCGCCGGCCACGGTCTCCTCGACGGCGCGGCGGACATCGGCCAGATCCTGGCCCGGATAGCAGGATATCCGCATGTCGAAGGTGCACCAGGCCGGCACCGAGCTGGTCCAGTCGCCGCCCTCGATCTTCGAGACCACGAAATTGATCGGATGTTCCTCGTCATGGAACATCGGGTGGCGGTCCTTGTTCCATTCCGCCTCCAGCCCGTGCAGCGCCTCGATGATCGGGAAGCAGGCCTCGATGGCGTTGGAGCCCGACCCGGCATAGGCGACATGGGCCGGGCGGCCGCGCACCTTCACCTGGAACCACATGACGCCAACCTGGGCGGAGCCCAGCCGGTCGCCCGACGGCTCGGTGATGATCGCGGTGTCGGCGCGGTAGCCGCGCTGCAGGCAGGCCAGCGCGCCATTGCCGGTGCACTCCTCCTCCACCACCGACTGGAAATGGATATCGCCCGCCGGCATGTAGCCGAGGCGGCGCAGCGCATCGACGGCATAGAGGTTGATGGCGAGGCCAGCCTTCATGTCGCCGGCACCTCTTCCATACAGCCAGTCGCCATCGACATAGGAATCGAAGGGCGGGCGCGTCCACATGTCCAGCGGGCCGGTCGGCACCACGTCGATATGGCCGTTCAGGATC is a window from the Oceanibaculum indicum P24 genome containing:
- a CDS encoding tellurite resistance TerB family protein encodes the protein MDPTKFLDQFLGGNSKQKLQQAGGAAKQQFDRMGGMGGFAGGAAAGGLAGLLLGNKKVRKMAGGVVGYGGAAALGALAFKAYQNWQQGKQAESAPVATEADMPRTEARFLPDSAPAATGEPFQLSLIRAMIGATKADGHVDAEEQKRLFEQVERMGLDAEAKGFVFDALAKPTDLSEVAAAARTQEQAAELYLVSRLAIDPDHPAEKAYLEALAHRLNLPAELAAHLDRQAEAGLAA
- a CDS encoding histone deacetylase family protein yields the protein MSIPVFYAPQQERHDPKTFIFRGQVTQSPEQAERAHVFLKAAKAAGHDVRAPEDRGEAPIRAIHDAGYVDFLKTAHADWSALPNASAEITPNVHPSRHMADIRGIGAKASIVSRVGYYTTDTACPIGAGTWEGVYWSAQTALAAAAHVESGERSAYALCRPPGHHAYHDLSGGFCFLNNSAIAAQALLAKFGRVAILDVDVHHGNGTQGIFYGRDDVLTVSLHGDPTSFYPWYTGFEDERGEGIGTGCNLNIPLPQGTGDDAYLEALEPALAAVKAFQPGALVVALGLDASEADPLRFFHITTPGFGRIGAAIAGLGLPSVLVQEGGYPSDILGENLASFLKGFEGR
- a CDS encoding ArgE/DapE family deacylase yields the protein MPDTELTTKILKAVDDGLQEQIDYTAELVRLPSLRGQEATAQDFMARSMKERGYTVDRWKINVEDIQNLPGFSPVHISYDDAWNVVGSHRPNNAKGKSLILNGHIDVVPTGPLDMWTRPPFDSYVDGDWLYGRGAGDMKAGLAINLYAVDALRRLGYMPAGDIHFQSVVEEECTGNGALACLQRGYRADTAIITEPSGDRLGSAQVGVMWFQVKVRGRPAHVAYAGSGSNAIEACFPIIEALHGLEAEWNKDRHPMFHDEEHPINFVVSKIEGGDWTSSVPAWCTFDMRISCYPGQDLADVRRAVEETVAGASRKSSFLANNPPQIVYHGFQAEGYVLEGGEEGQDLLKSCHKTVYGEELQKRIFTGTTDARFYGLYANIPAMVYGPKSTEIHGFDERVSIESIRKVTQSVALFIADWCGLEKAA